Proteins from one Mycobacterium sp. SMC-2 genomic window:
- a CDS encoding flavin monoamine oxidase family protein has translation MPNPPWIVDVVVVGAGFAGLAAARELARQGHDVVVFEGRDRVGGRSFTGSVAGLPADLGGTFVGPTQDAVLALAAELDVPTTPTHHDGKNVIHWRGWTHSYRGTIPKLSLTGLLDIARLRWQFDRIARGVPLQAPWNARRARELDDVSLGGWLRSVRASASSRDLLAIVSRVTWGCEPDDVSMLHAARYTHAAGGLDRLLDVENGAQQDHFPGGTQQIAEAAAAELGTRVVLGAPVRRIDRHGAGVTVTTDVGQAEAGFVVVAVPPAHRATIEFAPPLPTEYHQLAQHWPQGRLSKAYAAYSTPFWRANGFSGQALSDTGPVFITFDVSPHADGPGVLMGFVDARAFDSLSPEQRRHDTLRCFATLFGDDALKPLDYVDHRWGAERFAPGGPTAAVPPGSWTRFGPWLREPVGPIHWAGTETADEWTGFLDGAVRSGQRAAAEITALL, from the coding sequence GTGCCAAATCCGCCGTGGATCGTCGACGTCGTCGTGGTCGGCGCAGGCTTTGCGGGGCTTGCCGCGGCGCGCGAACTGGCCCGCCAGGGCCACGACGTGGTGGTCTTCGAGGGCCGCGACCGCGTCGGCGGTCGGTCGTTCACCGGCAGCGTGGCGGGGTTGCCCGCCGATCTGGGCGGCACTTTCGTCGGCCCGACCCAGGACGCCGTCCTGGCGCTGGCGGCCGAACTCGACGTCCCGACCACGCCGACCCACCACGACGGCAAGAACGTCATCCACTGGCGTGGCTGGACGCATTCCTACCGCGGCACCATTCCCAAACTCTCGCTGACCGGCCTCCTCGACATCGCCCGGTTGCGTTGGCAATTCGACCGGATCGCCCGCGGCGTCCCGCTGCAGGCCCCGTGGAACGCGCGCCGGGCGCGCGAGCTCGACGACGTGTCGCTCGGCGGCTGGTTGCGCTCGGTGCGCGCCAGCGCCTCGTCGCGCGACCTGCTGGCGATCGTGTCCCGGGTGACCTGGGGGTGCGAACCCGACGACGTGTCGATGCTGCACGCCGCCCGCTACACGCACGCCGCCGGCGGCCTGGACCGGCTGCTGGACGTCGAAAACGGTGCGCAGCAGGACCATTTCCCGGGCGGCACCCAGCAGATCGCCGAGGCTGCGGCCGCCGAACTGGGCACCCGTGTGGTGCTGGGCGCGCCGGTCCGCCGCATCGACCGGCACGGCGCGGGGGTGACGGTCACCACCGACGTCGGCCAGGCCGAGGCCGGATTCGTCGTCGTCGCGGTCCCGCCCGCCCATCGTGCAACCATCGAGTTCGCTCCCCCGCTGCCCACCGAGTACCACCAACTCGCCCAGCATTGGCCGCAGGGCCGCCTCAGCAAGGCGTACGCGGCTTATTCCACGCCGTTCTGGCGGGCCAACGGCTTCTCCGGCCAGGCGCTGTCCGACACGGGACCGGTGTTCATCACCTTCGACGTCAGTCCGCACGCCGACGGGCCGGGCGTCCTGATGGGCTTCGTCGACGCGCGCGCGTTCGACTCGCTCTCCCCCGAGCAGCGTCGCCACGACACGTTGCGCTGTTTCGCGACGCTGTTCGGCGACGACGCGCTCAAGCCGCTCGACTATGTCGACCATCGTTGGGGCGCAGAACGATTCGCACCCGGCGGTCCCACGGCCGCGGTGCCGCCGGGATCGTGGACACGATTCGGGCCGTGGCTGCGCGAGCCGGTCGGCCCCATTCACTGGGCAGGCACCGAGACGGCGGACGAATGGACGGGGTTCCTCGACGGCGCCGTTCGGTCCGGACAGCGGGCGGCCGCCGAGATTACCGCCCTGCTATGA
- a CDS encoding helix-turn-helix transcriptional regulator, with translation MTAVTSIIDNAGSHKVAGAVGQLPEAGQADPDRASAIRHEQFRTVDAQAARQFFAGAYSPGWRIAGLTSRSAVSHRRCEAGALMVDDVMIQGRVGLEIPASDGVAVVIQPRSGSTSVAGGPPVTADFPVLVARGMSCVLQCNGARFDVVSIAADALHKVAVDWHAPLPQQVHFLDWRPRSREAVRAWHRTLDYVASTLAGPEAASQPLIVAGLAPLLAGALLECYPSNVTEQDAASGPALPETLKDAMSFIHRHAAGDISINDVAAAVHLTPRAVQYLFRRQLGSTPTEYIRRVRLNRAHHELLTGAPSNTTVTEIAQRWGFAHTGRFAVVYRQTYGQSPHTTLRHVTPGA, from the coding sequence ATGACTGCGGTGACGAGCATTATCGATAACGCCGGCTCCCATAAGGTCGCCGGTGCGGTCGGTCAATTGCCCGAGGCGGGCCAAGCCGACCCCGACCGGGCCTCGGCGATTCGGCACGAGCAGTTCCGCACCGTCGACGCGCAGGCCGCGCGACAGTTTTTCGCCGGCGCGTACAGCCCCGGTTGGCGCATCGCCGGACTCACGAGCCGCTCGGCCGTATCCCATCGGCGCTGTGAGGCGGGAGCGTTGATGGTCGACGACGTGATGATTCAGGGACGCGTCGGCCTGGAGATCCCGGCGTCCGACGGCGTGGCCGTGGTGATACAACCGCGCTCGGGGTCGACGAGCGTTGCCGGTGGACCCCCGGTGACCGCGGACTTTCCGGTGCTGGTCGCCCGCGGCATGTCGTGCGTGCTGCAGTGCAACGGCGCGCGGTTCGACGTGGTGAGCATCGCCGCCGACGCGCTGCACAAGGTCGCGGTGGATTGGCATGCGCCATTGCCGCAGCAGGTTCACTTCCTGGATTGGCGCCCACGCTCGCGCGAGGCTGTGCGGGCGTGGCACCGGACGCTGGATTACGTGGCCTCGACCCTGGCGGGCCCGGAGGCCGCCAGCCAGCCGCTCATCGTGGCGGGGCTGGCTCCGCTGCTGGCCGGCGCGCTGCTGGAGTGTTACCCGTCCAACGTCACCGAGCAGGACGCGGCGAGCGGGCCCGCGTTACCCGAAACTCTGAAGGACGCAATGTCTTTCATACATCGGCACGCCGCGGGGGACATCAGCATCAATGACGTCGCGGCCGCCGTGCACCTCACGCCCAGGGCGGTGCAATACCTTTTCCGACGTCAACTCGGCAGCACGCCAACGGAATACATTCGCCGCGTGCGCCTCAACCGTGCCCATCACGAGCTGCTGACCGGGGCGCCGTCCAACACCACCGTCACCGAAATCGCCCAGCGATGGGGCTTCGCGCACACCGGCCGGTTCGCGGTGGTGTACCGGCAGACGTACGGCCAGAGCCCACACACCACACTTCGGCACGTGACCCCGGGGGCGTGA
- a CDS encoding STAS domain-containing protein produces MTASPDFGQPRSRYQIDCAGAQIHVHARSAATVLRIDGEVDASNTELITEAIRRFSRLRAPLILDLAGLDFLAGSGLRALVDLNAEHRRARLRCCVVVGPALRRLTRVVPDHGLPIAESVAAALAHIEGAAETRRRLVSGPARQHEPQRDASARVRELAS; encoded by the coding sequence ATGACTGCTTCACCCGATTTCGGACAACCGCGCAGCCGCTACCAAATCGATTGCGCCGGAGCGCAAATCCATGTTCACGCGCGCAGCGCAGCCACCGTCTTACGCATCGACGGCGAGGTCGACGCATCCAACACCGAGCTGATAACGGAGGCCATTCGTCGCTTTTCGCGACTGCGGGCCCCGTTGATCCTCGACCTCGCCGGCCTGGATTTCCTTGCCGGCTCGGGCCTTCGGGCGCTGGTGGACCTCAACGCGGAGCATCGGCGAGCCCGGCTACGGTGCTGCGTGGTCGTCGGACCGGCGCTGCGTCGGCTCACCCGGGTGGTGCCCGATCACGGCCTGCCCATCGCCGAATCGGTCGCCGCCGCCCTTGCGCACATCGAAGGCGCCGCGGAGACCCGCCGGCGGCTGGTTTCGGGTCCGGCCCGGCAGCACGAACCGCAGCGCGACGCATCGGCGCGCGTTCGCGAACTCGCCTCCTAG
- a CDS encoding alpha/beta fold hydrolase encodes MSARRPARAADPYPDVLPPSQTVAVRATDGTRLHAEVFGPPDGYPIVLTHGITCTIRAWAYQIADLANDYRVIAFDHRGHGRSGMPGRDGYSLKHLASDLNSVLDATLAPHERAVLAGHSMGGITIAAWSARYRHMVRRRADAVALINTTTGDLVRKVQLLSVPHGLSPARVLAARALINTFGGFPIPNAARIPSRYFVAMLAVGRDADPGIARIVHQLFEQTSPAGRAGCARMLVAALGSRYLELDGLTVPTLVIGGERDRLTPISQARRIAGTAPNVVGLVELPGGHCSMLEHPREVNRHLRALAESAIRDVRISS; translated from the coding sequence ATGAGTGCTCGAAGACCGGCTCGCGCAGCCGACCCGTACCCCGACGTGTTGCCGCCCAGCCAGACCGTGGCCGTCCGTGCGACGGACGGCACCCGGCTGCACGCCGAGGTGTTCGGCCCGCCCGACGGGTATCCGATCGTCCTGACGCACGGCATCACGTGCACCATCCGGGCCTGGGCCTACCAGATCGCGGACCTGGCCAACGACTACCGCGTGATCGCCTTCGACCATCGCGGCCATGGGCGCAGCGGAATGCCCGGGCGTGATGGTTACAGCCTTAAACACCTTGCCTCCGACCTGAATTCGGTGCTGGATGCGACGTTGGCGCCGCACGAGCGCGCCGTGCTGGCCGGCCACTCGATGGGCGGCATCACGATCGCCGCATGGTCGGCGCGGTACCGGCACATGGTGCGCCGCCGCGCCGACGCCGTCGCGCTGATCAACACCACCACCGGGGATCTGGTCCGCAAGGTGCAGCTGCTGTCGGTGCCGCACGGGCTGTCACCGGCCCGCGTACTGGCGGCCCGCGCCCTGATCAACACCTTCGGCGGATTCCCGATCCCGAACGCCGCCCGCATCCCGAGCCGCTATTTCGTTGCGATGCTGGCGGTCGGCAGGGACGCCGACCCCGGCATCGCCAGGATCGTCCACCAACTCTTCGAACAGACGTCACCGGCCGGGCGCGCCGGTTGCGCCAGGATGCTGGTCGCCGCGCTGGGGTCGCGCTACCTGGAGTTGGACGGTTTGACGGTGCCGACGCTGGTCATCGGCGGCGAACGCGACCGGCTGACCCCGATCAGCCAGGCCCGCAGGATCGCGGGCACCGCGCCCAACGTCGTCGGCCTGGTCGAACTGCCCGGCGGGCACTGCTCGATGCTGGAACACCCGCGCGAGGTGAACCGCCACCTGCGGGCACTCGCCGAATCGGCGATCCGGGACGTGCGGATCAGTTCATAG
- a CDS encoding FAD-dependent oxidoreductase, which translates to MSRREFIAATTGVVGGGLMAACAPQRPAPKPPPRPDTRSVLVVGAGMAGLSAARSLTDAGWPVRVIEARNRIGGRVHTDRDWGPPLELGASWIYGTADNPLTGLARQAHAQLVTTDYYGWAELVVAPELAPLDYDPTPWRAFVERARYQVDGGSLGAAVNAAADAEGLSASDRAELAFYLTTEIEDEFAADANQLSAITFDEGDYTGGDQVLITNGYDALPKLLAGGLRIELNTPVTAIARRDDSVVVWATDRSFQGPAAIVTVPLGVLKAGAITFDPPLPDRHSHAVDALGFGVLSKSFFRFDRRGWAADNAFYQYLAAETGRWAQWFTMPAAAGPIVLAFNAGGRGRAVESSAPRDLVASALPIARRLFGDASPVEVKTSNWSADPYARGAYSFHASGSGLDDRRRLQEPIGDRLYLAGEAVGVNDPATVHGAVASGRYAAEQLMRRLSR; encoded by the coding sequence ATGTCCCGTCGGGAATTCATCGCGGCAACCACGGGTGTGGTCGGCGGCGGGCTGATGGCCGCCTGCGCCCCGCAGCGTCCAGCGCCAAAGCCCCCGCCGCGCCCGGACACCCGGTCGGTTCTCGTCGTCGGCGCCGGAATGGCCGGCCTGTCCGCCGCCCGCAGCCTCACCGACGCGGGATGGCCGGTGCGGGTCATCGAGGCGCGCAACCGCATCGGCGGCCGAGTCCACACCGACCGGGACTGGGGCCCACCGCTGGAGCTGGGCGCGTCGTGGATTTACGGCACCGCGGACAACCCGCTGACGGGGCTGGCGCGGCAAGCGCACGCTCAGCTGGTCACCACCGACTATTACGGCTGGGCCGAACTGGTGGTCGCACCCGAACTCGCGCCGCTGGACTACGACCCGACCCCATGGCGCGCGTTCGTCGAGCGGGCGCGTTACCAAGTCGACGGCGGCAGCCTGGGGGCCGCCGTCAACGCCGCGGCCGACGCCGAAGGCCTGTCCGCCTCCGACCGCGCCGAACTGGCGTTCTACCTCACCACCGAGATCGAGGACGAATTCGCCGCCGACGCAAATCAGCTGTCCGCCATCACGTTTGACGAGGGCGACTACACCGGCGGCGACCAGGTTCTCATCACCAACGGCTACGACGCCCTGCCGAAGCTGCTGGCCGGCGGGCTTCGGATCGAATTGAACACGCCGGTGACCGCGATCGCCCGGCGCGACGACTCCGTCGTCGTCTGGGCAACGGATCGGTCGTTCCAGGGACCCGCCGCGATCGTCACCGTTCCCCTCGGTGTGCTGAAAGCCGGTGCCATAACCTTCGATCCGCCCCTACCCGACCGCCACAGCCACGCGGTCGACGCCCTGGGCTTCGGGGTGCTGTCCAAGAGTTTCTTCCGGTTCGACCGGCGCGGCTGGGCGGCGGACAACGCGTTCTATCAGTACCTCGCCGCCGAGACCGGGCGGTGGGCCCAATGGTTCACCATGCCCGCAGCGGCAGGGCCAATCGTGTTGGCGTTCAACGCCGGTGGCCGCGGCCGCGCCGTGGAGTCCTCCGCACCGCGGGACCTGGTGGCCAGCGCACTGCCCATCGCGCGCCGCCTGTTCGGCGACGCCTCGCCGGTCGAGGTCAAGACATCGAACTGGAGCGCCGACCCGTACGCCCGCGGCGCCTACTCTTTTCACGCCTCCGGGTCCGGCCTCGATGACCGGCGCAGGCTGCAGGAGCCGATCGGGGACCGGCTCTACCTGGCCGGCGAAGCGGTCGGCGTCAACGACCCGGCCACGGTGCACGGCGCGGTGGCCAGTGGCCGGTACGCCGCCGAGCAGTTGATGCGCCGGCTGAGCCGCTAG